ATGAAGGAACAGACATGTTTATTCAAACCGAAGCAACACCCAATCCGGCTACCTTGAAATTTCTGCCAGGCAAGGTTGTTTTGGAAGATGGCACCCATGATTTCCGCTCCATGCAGGAAGCCGAAGTCTCTCCATTGGCACAAAAGCTTTTCTCGATTGAAGGCGTAGAAGGCGTTTTCTTCGGCTTTGACTTTGTGTCCATCACCAAAGGTGAAGCTGAATGGCAGCATATCAAACCTGCTATTCTTGGTGCCATCATGGAACATTTCATGTCTGGCGCACCCATCATGAAGATCGAAGAGATAACCAACGGTGGCGGCGAAGATTACGACGAAGCTGACGCTGATACCGTTGCTACCATCAAGGAATTGCTGGAAACCCGCGTTCGTCCTGCTGTTGCGCAGGATGGCGGCGATATCACGTTCCACGGCTTCCGCGATGGTGTTGTCTATTTGCAGATGCGTGGTGCTTGCGCCGGTTGTCCGTCATCCACCGCGACCCTGAAACATGGCATCGAAAACCTGTTGCGCCACTTCCTGCCGGATGTACAGGAAGTGCGTGCCGTTTAAGCACATCGATTGATATTGTAGAAATTTCAAAAGGGCTGTATGCAAACATCATACAGCCCTTTTGCATGGGGAAACTACGAAACCATCAGGATCGCCATCATGACCTCAGATCAGCAGCCCGGGCGTCAGATTTGTCTGGCAATCGATACGGCTCTCAATGCCTGTTCGCTGGCTTTGGCAATCTGCCCCGAAGAAGGTACAGAGCCGGTTCTGATCGAGAAGTCCATCTTGATGGATCGCGGCCATGCAGAAGCTCTGATGACACAGCTGGAAGCATTGATGCAGGAAGCTGAAGTTGACTATTCCGATCTGACTTGCCTTGCGGTGACAGTTGGCCCGGGAAGCTTTACAGGCCTTCGTGTTGGGCTGGCAACAGCGCGTGCCTTTGCCTTGGCACTCAAGATCCCGTTGGTCGGCCTGTCCACATTGCAGGCATTGGAAGTGACAGCCAGAGAGTTAGGTCAAGACGGGGTGATATGTGCAGCGATCGACGCCCGTCGCGGGCAGATCTATTGCCAGATTTTCGGATTGGATCATGAGAGCAAGCCAAAAGCCGCCAGCCTTGAAGAGGTGATGCAGGACCTGTCTTCAATGAAAGATGTGTCTTTGATTGGCAGTGCCTCGGAGCTGATTCGCCAAGTGCAGGATGAACCGCAAAACAATGAGGCAGGGGAGCCATCACTCCTTCCACAAGTGCCCGATATGGCGGTTGTTGCGAAATGGGCGCTAAAACAGCCAAAAACTGATATCAGTCCATCTCCACTTTACTTGCGGGCACCAGATGCAAAACCCCAAGTCGGGAAGGCCATTGCAAGGGCCTGATCTTTGTTTCACACTCATTGTGGGATGAAGACATAAACAAGACTGTGGGAGCATTTGGGTGATCTTCCCGATCAAAAATACCTCGTCGATTGCGCCGGCGATGCTGGAAGACGTGCCGGTTCTATCCGATATTCACAAAAAATCTTTCGCCCGTGCCTGGACCGATAGTGAGTTCCAGTCCTTTCTGGGTGATGATGGCATCGATTGTCTGGTTCTGCGGCGTTCAAACTTGCGGATAAAAGACAAGATTATTGGCTTTGTGCTGGTTCGCACAGTTCTGGACGAAGCGGAAATCCTGACCATTGCTGTGGATCCTGTCCAGCGAAAAACGGGAGCGGGAGAGCTGTTGATGCGTGAAGTTATGCGAAAGCTCTATGCAGATCGGATGGCCAAGCTGTTTCTGGAGGTGGACGAGGGCAACCAACCTGCGCTATTGCTCTACCAAAAGCTCGGGTTTGAAAAAGTCGGTGAGCGGAAGGGCTATTATACGAGTGGCAAAGATAGTGCCGCTACGGCCCTCATCATGCAAGTCGAGCTGGATGGCTAGAGCGCGAAGGAAACAGGATTGGAAAAGCATCCTGATCTGCAGAGGCAGCAAAGGGCAACAATGTGATGACCATCATCAAGAAGACCGCCATCGAGGATTTGTGTGTCAATGCCGGTATGAGAATGACCGAGCAACGGCGTGTGATTGCCCGCGTCCTGGACGCTGCAGAAGATCATCCAGATGTGGAAGAATTGTATAACCGGGCATCGAGTATTGATAGTGGCATTTCCATTTCTACCGTCTATCGCACGGTCAAATTGTTTGAAGACGCTGGCATTATCGAGCGGCATGAATTCCGAGATGGTCGTGCGCGCTATGAGACCATTTCCGATGAGCATCATGATCATCTGATCGATTTGCGTTCTGGCAAAGTGATCGAATTTCGCGATGAGGAAATCGAGCGTTTGCAGACTGAAGTTGCTCGTCGTCTTGGTTTCAAATTGGTGGATCATCGTTTGGAGCTGTACGGGGTTCCACTTGAGGATTCAAAGGATTAGTGAGCCAGTTTTTCCCTTGGGAGCAAGGCCATGCGTCAAGTAACGATTCCAGATACTGCGACCATCCGGGCCACGCTGGCAAGCGGCTTTCTGATTGGAATTACCCTGATCGGTTTGCCCCTGCAGGCGCTTTCCGTTACAGCAAAATTGCCAACAGCACGCTGGATTCCGGTCATTTATCATCGTTTGGCTTGCTTTGGTTTTGGTGTCAGGGTCAGAACCAAAGGGCGTTTGGCGATTGACAAAGGCTCGGTTCTGATTACGGCAAATCATGTATCCTGGCTTGATATTGTGGTTTTGGGACAAAGTCGCCCGCTTTCCTTCATTGCCAAATCAGAAGTGGCGAATTGGCCAATCTTTGGATGGTTTGCCAAATTGCAACGCTCCATATTTGTCAACCGAACCCGCCGATCCGAGACGGGAAAGGTTGCCAAGGCGATTGCCGAGCGTTTGGCCCAAGGCGATGCCATGGTTCTGTTTCCGGAAGGGACTTCCTCAGACGGTAATCGGGTTCTGCCTTTCCGCTCAGCGCTTATTGGAGCAGCGAGCGCAGCAATGTCCACTGCATCTGAAGCCAACCAAAACGAGACTTCTACCACGTCTGCTCCATCGGTTTGGATACAACCGGTGTCCATTGCCTATACCGCAGTTCAGGGTCTGCCAATGGGGCGTCAGCATCGCCCACTCGCGGCCTGGTATGGTGATATGGAATTGATGCCTCATCTTTGGGCCATACTGAAAGAGGGCGCATTGGATGTTACGATAAGCTATGGCGAGCCAATCCCGATGGATGATAGCGTGAATCGCAAGCAGATTGCGCAAATGGCTGAAAATGAAGTAAGAGCGATGACCCGTGCTGCACTTTTCGAGAGACGGATTGCCAAACAATAGCATCGAGGCAAGATGACGGAATTTGCGCTTTGCAAATTCGCGGAAAATGCGCTAAAGCTCCCCGCCATTCAGCTGTTTGTGGCAATATGGGTCATGAACAGCATGTTGCGCGGTACGAACCGCACTTTCAGACCAGATTTTCCGGGCGTGACCAGATATGACCGATCCTAAAGACAAAAAGGTCTTTGTGAAGACCTATGGCTGCCAGATGAATGTCTATGATTCCGATCGTATGGCCGATGCTTTGGCGACCAAGGGATATAAGCCGACCGAACAAATGGAAGAGGCTGATCTGGTCATTCTCAATACCTGCCATATTCGCGAGAAAGCAGCGGAAAAGGTCTATTCCGAGCTGGGACGTATCCGCAAATTGCGCGACGCCAAACGGGATGGCGGCAAGGGCGACATGAAGATTGGTGTTGCCGGCTGCGTGGCTCAGGCTGAAGGCGAGGAAATCATGCGCCGTGCGCCTGTCGTTGATATGGTTTTTGGCCCGCAATCTTATCATCGCCTGCCAGATCTGCTGGACCGGGCCGATAATGGTGACCGTGTGGTGGAAACCGATTTTCCGGTCGAAGACAAATTTGCCAATCTGCCCAAGGCCAAGAAGGAAGTGACACGCAAACGCGGTGTCAGTTCATTCCTGACGGTACAAGAGGGTTGTGACAAATTCTGTACCTTCTGCGTGGTGCCATACACTCGTGGTGCAGAGGCATCCCGCCCGGTTGCGCAGATTGTTGCCGAGGCCGAGCGCCTGGCCGAAGCAGGTGTGCGCGAAGTCACGTTGTTGGGGCAGAATGTCAATGGCTATCATGGGGAAGGCCCGGACGGCAAAGCCTGGGGCTTGGGGCGCCTTTTATTCCGTCTGGCAGAGATCAATGGTCTGGATCGCTTGCGCTACACCACCTCGCACCCGCGCGATATGGATGAGGAATTGTTGGTAGCACATCGCGATCTCGACAGCCTGATGCCGTATCTGCATTTGCCGGTCCAGGCTGGATCCAACAAGATCCTCAAAGCCATGAACCGTCAGCATACTTACGACGATTATGTGCGTTTGATTGACGTGATCCGCGACGTGCGCCCGGATATCGCCTTGTCCGGCGATTTCATTGTTGGTTTCCCCGGCGAAACCGAAGAGGATTTCGAAGACACCATGCGCATTGTGCGCGAAGTGACTTATGCGTCTGCTTATAGCTTCAAATATTCTCCACGCCCGGGTACACCTGCTGCTGATATGAAAGAACAGGTGGAAGCAACAATTGCATCCGAGCGTCTCTATCGCTTGCAAGAGCTTCTGAATCAGCAACAGCGCGATTTTAACGCCTCAAAGGTTGGAACGACAATGAGCCTGCTCCTGGAGCGCAAGGGGCGTGATGAGGGACAGCTGGTCGGTAAATCTCCTTGGCTACAAGCTGTGCATGTTCAAGCTTCCGAAGAATTGATTGGTGAAATTGTCACAGTTCACATCGATAATATTGGAACCAACAGTTTGTTTGGGACAATGATAGAAGATCGAACTACAATAGGCACTCCTCTCCATAACCAAGCGGAAGGGTTAAGCATTTGAGCGATCACAATCGCGAAATGACCCCAAAAGGGACCAAAGGCAAAAAGAGCCAAACTTCGAACAAGCAGCCAGCCAAGCAGCAGGCACGCAAGCAACATCGCGCCTCAAAGGCGCTCAGCGCCGCATCTGACATGGGCCATATTGTCCTGTCTTATGATGACAATCGTCTGGCTAGCAACCTTTTCGGCCAATATGATCAGCATCTTGCCCGCATTGAGCAAAAGCTCGGGATTGAAGCCATCGCCCGCGGCAACAAGGTCACAATCAAAGGCCCCGCCGATTTATGTGATCAGGCCAAATATGCTCTCGACAGTCTCTATCACCGTCTGGAAACAGGTGAAGAAATTGAACAGGCCGATGTGGATGGTGCCATCCGCATGGCTCAAGCAGCAGATGAACAATTGGTTCTCCCACAAATGATGCCAGAAGATGCGCAAGGCAAGGGCAAACTGAATTTTGCCCAGATTGCGACCCGTAAGAAAAAACTGATTGCCCGCACAGCCACGCAGGATGCCTATATCCGTGCGATGGATCGCGCAGATCTGGTCTTTGGCACCGGTCCGGCCGGTACCGGCAAGACCTATTTGGCCGTTGCCTATGCTGCATCCTTGCTTGAACGTGGTGTCGTGGACCGGATCATCCTTTCCCGTCCGGCAGTGGAAGCAGGCGAGCGGCTTGGTTTCCTTCCGGGTGATATGAAGGAAAAGGTCGATCCTTACCTCCGTCCCCTTTATGACGCGCTTTATGATATGATGCCGCCAGACAAGGTGGAACGTGAGTTGGAAGCAAAGGTCATCGAGATTGCGCCCCTTGCCTTCATGCGTGGCCGAACGCTCTCCAATGCCGTGGTTATCCTGGACGAAGCCCAGAATACAACTTCCATGCAGATGAAGATGTTTCTGACCCGCCTTGGTGAAAATTCCAAAATGATCATCACAGGTGACCCAAGCCAGATCGACTTGCCCTCTGGCGAGCAATCTGGTCTGGTGCAGGCGATGGATATTCTCTCTGACATCCCATCCATTGTGCGGGTTCAATTCACCGCTGAAGATGTGGTGCGGCATGAATTGGTCATGCGTATCGTCAATGCCTATGATGATGAGGCACGTCGTAAGGTACGTATTCGCCGGGCTTTGGAAGAAAGGGCATTGACCGATCTGGATGAGAGTGCAGGCAAGGATCAGTCGGACGAGGCGGCGCAATGAGCCTTGCTCCCCTGGAAACTCCTCTCGAAAAAGACAGCCTGATTGAAGCGGATAATTGGAATCGGATTGAAAATCTGGAGCTTTTGATCAGTCGTGCAATTGATACGGCCCATGCATATGCCGAGCAAGTCGAGAAAATCGAAATTCGGCAAGGCTCGGAAGTATCTCTGGTTTTCAGTGACAATGAGACTGTAAGAGAGCTCAATGCCGCTCATCGAGGCAAGGACCAGCCAACAAATGTGCTATCTTTTCCCATAGATGAAGAAGCAGATCCCCTGGGGCCTCTTCTGGGTGATATTGTTTTCGCCTATGAGACGGTTGAGCGTGAGGCAGAAGAGCTGGCTATTGAATTTTCAGCCCATCTTACCCATTTGTGTGTTCATGGTTTTTTGCATCTTTTAGGCTACGATCACATTGAATGGGATGAGGCGGAGAAGATGGAAGCTGTGGAAATTGCCATTCTCGCCCAATTGGGAATAGATAATCCCTATGCAGGCTCAGATCCGCTTCCGATGCCTGATTAGATTTTTTTAGACGTAATATGAGGAAAGCTGGCTGATTGCCAGCATGACATACGATAATGAACGATCCCGATAGTCCTGACCCTTTGGACCCCAGCCCGATCGAGCCGGGTAGTGAACGCCAGCAAGACAAGAATGAGGGCTGGTTTCAGCGCCTCATCAACGGTTTGACCGCCCGGCTGAACACAAAATCTCTGCGTACCCAGATGGAAGGCGCATTGGCCGATGACGAAGGGGGAGATGAGACTTTCTCCGCCGATGAAAAAGTCATGTTGCGCAATATTCTGGCGCTACGTGAATTACGGGTTGATGATGTCATGATCCCCCGTGCCGATATCGATGCGGTCGAAGATGACATTTCATTGGGCGCTTTGCTGGCTATTTATCAGGAAGTCGGACATTCCCGCCTTCCGGTCTATCGTGAAACGTTGGATGATCCTGTGGGCATGGTT
The Cohaesibacter gelatinilyticus genome window above contains:
- a CDS encoding NifU family protein — protein: MFIQTEATPNPATLKFLPGKVVLEDGTHDFRSMQEAEVSPLAQKLFSIEGVEGVFFGFDFVSITKGEAEWQHIKPAILGAIMEHFMSGAPIMKIEEITNGGGEDYDEADADTVATIKELLETRVRPAVAQDGGDITFHGFRDGVVYLQMRGACAGCPSSTATLKHGIENLLRHFLPDVQEVRAV
- the tsaB gene encoding tRNA (adenosine(37)-N6)-threonylcarbamoyltransferase complex dimerization subunit type 1 TsaB, coding for MTSDQQPGRQICLAIDTALNACSLALAICPEEGTEPVLIEKSILMDRGHAEALMTQLEALMQEAEVDYSDLTCLAVTVGPGSFTGLRVGLATARAFALALKIPLVGLSTLQALEVTARELGQDGVICAAIDARRGQIYCQIFGLDHESKPKAASLEEVMQDLSSMKDVSLIGSASELIRQVQDEPQNNEAGEPSLLPQVPDMAVVAKWALKQPKTDISPSPLYLRAPDAKPQVGKAIARA
- the rimI gene encoding ribosomal protein S18-alanine N-acetyltransferase gives rise to the protein MIFPIKNTSSIAPAMLEDVPVLSDIHKKSFARAWTDSEFQSFLGDDGIDCLVLRRSNLRIKDKIIGFVLVRTVLDEAEILTIAVDPVQRKTGAGELLMREVMRKLYADRMAKLFLEVDEGNQPALLLYQKLGFEKVGERKGYYTSGKDSAATALIMQVELDG
- a CDS encoding Fur family transcriptional regulator, encoding MTIIKKTAIEDLCVNAGMRMTEQRRVIARVLDAAEDHPDVEELYNRASSIDSGISISTVYRTVKLFEDAGIIERHEFRDGRARYETISDEHHDHLIDLRSGKVIEFRDEEIERLQTEVARRLGFKLVDHRLELYGVPLEDSKD
- a CDS encoding lysophospholipid acyltransferase family protein, which produces MRQVTIPDTATIRATLASGFLIGITLIGLPLQALSVTAKLPTARWIPVIYHRLACFGFGVRVRTKGRLAIDKGSVLITANHVSWLDIVVLGQSRPLSFIAKSEVANWPIFGWFAKLQRSIFVNRTRRSETGKVAKAIAERLAQGDAMVLFPEGTSSDGNRVLPFRSALIGAASAAMSTASEANQNETSTTSAPSVWIQPVSIAYTAVQGLPMGRQHRPLAAWYGDMELMPHLWAILKEGALDVTISYGEPIPMDDSVNRKQIAQMAENEVRAMTRAALFERRIAKQ
- the miaB gene encoding tRNA (N6-isopentenyl adenosine(37)-C2)-methylthiotransferase MiaB is translated as MTDPKDKKVFVKTYGCQMNVYDSDRMADALATKGYKPTEQMEEADLVILNTCHIREKAAEKVYSELGRIRKLRDAKRDGGKGDMKIGVAGCVAQAEGEEIMRRAPVVDMVFGPQSYHRLPDLLDRADNGDRVVETDFPVEDKFANLPKAKKEVTRKRGVSSFLTVQEGCDKFCTFCVVPYTRGAEASRPVAQIVAEAERLAEAGVREVTLLGQNVNGYHGEGPDGKAWGLGRLLFRLAEINGLDRLRYTTSHPRDMDEELLVAHRDLDSLMPYLHLPVQAGSNKILKAMNRQHTYDDYVRLIDVIRDVRPDIALSGDFIVGFPGETEEDFEDTMRIVREVTYASAYSFKYSPRPGTPAADMKEQVEATIASERLYRLQELLNQQQRDFNASKVGTTMSLLLERKGRDEGQLVGKSPWLQAVHVQASEELIGEIVTVHIDNIGTNSLFGTMIEDRTTIGTPLHNQAEGLSI
- a CDS encoding PhoH family protein, which translates into the protein MGHIVLSYDDNRLASNLFGQYDQHLARIEQKLGIEAIARGNKVTIKGPADLCDQAKYALDSLYHRLETGEEIEQADVDGAIRMAQAADEQLVLPQMMPEDAQGKGKLNFAQIATRKKKLIARTATQDAYIRAMDRADLVFGTGPAGTGKTYLAVAYAASLLERGVVDRIILSRPAVEAGERLGFLPGDMKEKVDPYLRPLYDALYDMMPPDKVERELEAKVIEIAPLAFMRGRTLSNAVVILDEAQNTTSMQMKMFLTRLGENSKMIITGDPSQIDLPSGEQSGLVQAMDILSDIPSIVRVQFTAEDVVRHELVMRIVNAYDDEARRKVRIRRALEERALTDLDESAGKDQSDEAAQ
- the ybeY gene encoding rRNA maturation RNase YbeY; the protein is MSLAPLETPLEKDSLIEADNWNRIENLELLISRAIDTAHAYAEQVEKIEIRQGSEVSLVFSDNETVRELNAAHRGKDQPTNVLSFPIDEEADPLGPLLGDIVFAYETVEREAEELAIEFSAHLTHLCVHGFLHLLGYDHIEWDEAEKMEAVEIAILAQLGIDNPYAGSDPLPMPD